The following are encoded in a window of Rosa chinensis cultivar Old Blush chromosome 4, RchiOBHm-V2, whole genome shotgun sequence genomic DNA:
- the LOC112198805 gene encoding mediator of RNA polymerase II transcription subunit 8-like isoform X2: MVNLELFNIVDEIKKVSKAFVVYPKNVNAENAVVLPVMLSSKLLPEMEVEDNAKREQLLLGLQSLPISTQIDKLKARIDMIGAACESAEKVLADTRKAYCIGTRQGIPVVPTLDKAQAAKIQEQENLLRAAVNSGEALRLPPDQRQNPPALPLHLVDVLGGGDGGAQAFPEASGMYSKNTPVSSSNLSGQSPLMQVPGSQLMGRSAASPGGTSITNFDNTTTSPLPYANSPRSGTNIMNTPSPQQQNQQQKQQQQQQQQQQQQQQKMMQLPPQQQLLAQQQFRQSAMQGLGQNPLHQLHDLQGQAQQKFQSLHGQHQMQFSPSMGHQQFQGRQLPSGHVPHGIGQNQLNQGSQMNRHLSQFSGAANSALFNAAQTTPNQMIPNMSATMSSQSLLPRMQFEMPGNNPQRSHASQILSDQMFNMGATNTGGMMPLPQQQQQHGSQGAFGNMAQNAQNLQSNMVALQGTPQNHPNFNQQRQQNQQQ, encoded by the exons ATGGTCAACCTAGAGCTCTTCAACATCGTCGACGAAATCAAAAAGGTCTCCAAGGCCTTCGTGGTCTATCCCAAGAATGTGAACGCCGAGAACGCCGTGGTGTTGCCGGTGATGCTCTCGTCGAAGCTCTTGCCGGAGATGGAGGTCGAGGACAACGCCAAGAGAGAGCAGCTGCTTCTAGGGTTGCAGAGCCTCCCAATCTCGACCCAAATTGACAAGCTAAAG GCTAGGATTGATATGATTGGAGCTGCTTGTGAGAGTGCCGAGAAAGTATTGGCAGACACTCGAAAAGCCTACTGCATTGGAACTCGGCAAGGCATTCCGGTTGTTCCTACTCTGGACAAAGCTCAGGCAGCTAAAATTCAAGAGCAGGAGAATCTACTCCGGGCTGCTGTTAATTCTGGGGAAG CTTTACGGTTGCCACCAGACCAAAGGCAGAATCCACCTGCACTTCCACTGCATCTGGTAGATGTGCTCGGTGGCGGTGATGGTGGTGCGCAAGCATTTCCTGAAGCGTCTG GTATGTACTCAAAGAATACTCCTGTATCATCAAGTAACTTGTCTGGCCAGAGCCCGTTGATGCAG GTTCCCGGATCACAACTTATGGGAAGATCAGCTGCATCTCCTGGTGGCACAAGTATTACAAACTTCGATAACACAACAACATCTCCATTACCATATGCCAACTCTCCAAGGTCTGGTACAAACATTATGAATACGCCATCTCCTCAACAACAAAACCAGCAACAGAAGCAGCAACAACAgcagcaacagcagcagcagcagcagcagcagaagaTGATGCAATTACCTCCTCAACAGCAACTCCTGGCTCAGCAACAATTTAGGCAATCGGCAATGCAAGGACTTGGACAA AACCCACTGCATCAGCTGCATGATTTGCAGGGACAGGCTCAGCAAAAGTTCCAGTCG TTACATGGACAACATCAAATGCAATTTTCTCCATCAATGGGTCACCAGCAATTTCAGGGTAGGCAGTTGCCTTCTGGACATGTTCCACATGGCATTGGTCAAAACCAACTTAACCAAGGAAGTCAAATGAATCGTCATCTTAGTCAGTTTTCTGGTGCTGCTAATAGTGCATTGTTTAATGCTGCTCAGACAACACCAAATCAAATG ATACCAAACATGTCAGCAACAATGTCCTCACAATCACTTCTGCCGCGAATGCAG TTTGAAATGCCTGGCAACAATCCCCAGAGAAGTCACGCTTCCCAGATTTTGAGCGACCAAA TGTTTAATATGGGAGCCACAAATACTGGTGGTATGATGCCTTTACCgcagcagcaacagcaacaTGGTTCACAAGGTGCATTTGGTAACATGGCGCAAAATGCTCAGAATCTACAGTCTAATATGGTAGCACTTCAGGGCACACCGCAGAATCATCCCAATTTTAACCAACAGAGACAGCAAAACCAGCAGCAATAG
- the LOC121052578 gene encoding uncharacterized protein LOC121052578, whose amino-acid sequence MACFTTTFSYLSVACDGLGCNALIQGRYFTCLECSIPGGPNSLVLCTSCYPNQKIQNYSHLHTTFVEKHVSAFPAANYLPTSYTAASQPATLNFSNEAAMKGIEAVNTGCSYCTLPHFIDNVNDVCCSIM is encoded by the exons ATGGCTTGTTTTACTACGACTTTTTCGTATCTGAGCGTGGCATGTGATGGCCTTGGATGCAATGCCTTGATTCAGGGACGTTATTTTACTTGCCTGGAATGCTCCATTCCCGGCGGACCTAACAGTTTGGTTCTCTGCACCTCCTGCTATCCGaatcaaaagattcaaaactacTCCCACCTCCACACCACTTTTGTGGAAAAGCACGTCTCTGCGTTTCCAGCTGCAAATTACCTACCAACATCGTATACAGCTGCGAGCCAACCGGCGACACTGAATTTCAGTAATGAG GCAGCAATGAAGGGAATAGAAGCAGTCAATACGGGTTGTAGTTATTGCACATTGCCACATTTTATAGATAATGTTAATGATGTCTGTTGCAGCATTATGTGA
- the LOC112196469 gene encoding disease resistance protein RPV1-like, with translation MDLSVPQFGASSSSSSTHLFTHDVFLSFRGADTRNNFTGHLYSNLVNKGIKTFMDNELTRGQDIRKELLEVIEGSRISIVVFSVNYASSKWCLDELVKIFQCKESKQQIIFPIFYKVHPSEIRYQTGQVSEAIAHLRKYNNSEKVESWKAALTQAATLFGWHILEGGQEANVIDEIVKEISTKIMKCTPLDVATYPVGIESRVEDILKLLNVEEEGPHMIGIWGIGGIGKTTLAKAIYNSISHKFEYSCFLANVREESFSHGGLVKLQNNFLSKIERNLPNVINVDEGSIVLKQKLSQKKVLLVLDDVDHLDQLKKLAGGCDWFGPRSRIIITTRDIKFLRAHTVKSIYEVKELNDQEALELLNFNAFKGNKCMVDFFELATNVIHYAKGIPLVLEILGSDLCNKNKDEWKDVLEYYCKYPNQEIQRTLQRSYEALEHPMKEIFLHIACFFKGYKQSYVIEVLQSCDLNPMYALKVLIERALIKIEKDDEIWMHDLIEDMGKEIVRQESPDETGQHSRLWLYEDVRDILEENTGTDKIKAIVLRSFDMLRSFDVLRKNNDTRIRLNRGSFRNLKNLQIFIVNREMLCGEGVDYLPNQLRVLEWEDCSLLSLPTNFNMRKLSKLHMGGPCTTQLMNEGLKVFLYLKEFDHSLHIF, from the exons ATGGATCTGAGCGTACCTCAATTCGgagcctcttcctcttcttcttccacccaTTTGTTCACACACGATGTCTTTCTGAGCTTCAGAGGTGCGGATACCCGCAACAATTTCACAGGCCATTTGTACAGCAATTTGGTTAACAAGGGAATTAAGACCTTCATGGATAATGAGCTTACAAGAGGACAAGATATAAGAAAAGAGCTTCTCGAAGTAATTGAAGGATCAAGGATTTCCATTGTTGTATTTTCTGTGAACTATGCATCTTCAaagtggtgcttggatgaacttgtCAAGATCTTTCAATGTAAAGAATCCAAGCAACAAATCATTTTCCCAATTTTCTACAAGGTACATCCGTCGGAGATACGATACCAAACGGGCCAGGTTAGTGAGGCAATTGCTCACCTCAGAAAATACAATAACTCGGAGAAGGTGGAGAGTTGGAAGGCAGCTCTTACACAAGCAGCAACTTTGTTTGGGTGGCACATCTTGGAGGGAGG GCAAGAAGCGAATGTCATTGATGAAATTGTTAAAGAGATATCAACCAAAATAATGAAATGCACCCCTTTAGATGTGGCAACATATCCTGTTGGAATAGAATCTCGTGTAGAAGACATACTCAAGCTCTTAAATGTTGAGGAAGAAGGCCCTCACATGATAGGAATATGGGGAATTGGTGGAATAGGAAAGACAACACTTGCAAAAGCTATTTATAATTCAATTAGCCATAAGTTTGAATATAGCTGTTTCCTGGCAAATGTTAGAGAAGAATCATTTTCACATGGAGGTCTTGTCAAGCTACAAAACAATTTTCTTTCTAAGATAGAGAGGAATCTACCTAATGTGATCAATGTTGATGAAGGGAGCATTGTGCTGAAGCAAAAACTAAGCCAGAAAAAGGTTCTCttagttcttgatgatgtggacCACTTGgatcaattaaaaaaacttgCTGGAGGGTGTGATTGGTTTGGTCCAAGAAGTAGAATTATTATAACAACAAGAGATATAAAGTTCTTAAGGGCTCATACAGTCAAATCAATATATGAGGTTAAGGAATTAAATGATCAAGAAGCTTTAGAGCTCTTGAATTTCAATGCCTTCAAAGGAAATAAATGTATGGTTGATTTCTTTGAACTTGCAACTAATGTAATACATTACGCTAAAGGGATTCCGTTAGTTTTGGAAATTTTGGGGTCAGATCTATGTAATAAAAATAAGGATGAGTGGAAAGATGTATTAGAGTATTATTGCAAATATCCTAACCAAGAGATTCAACGAACTCTCCAAAGAAGTTACGAGGCATTGGAGCATCCGATGaaagaaatttttcttcatattgcatgtttctttaaaGGTTACAAACAAAGTTATGTGATAGAAGTCCTACAAAGCTGTGACCTCAATCCAATGTATGCTCTCAAAGTTCTCATAGAAAGGGCCTTAATAAAAATTGAGAAAGACGATGAGATTTGGATGCATGACCTTATAGAAGACATGGGAAAAGAAATTGTTCGGCAAGAGTCCCCTGATGAGACAGGACAACATAGTAGATTGTGGCTTTATGAGGATGTTCGCGACATTCTTGAAGAAAACACA GGGACAGATAAAATTAAAGCCATCGTGTTGAGAAGTTTTGACATGTTGAGAAGTTTTGACGTGTTGAGAAAAAACAACGATACTCGGATACGGTTGAACCGCGGAAGCTTCAGAAACTTGAAAAATCTTCAAATTTTTATAGTTAATCGTGAGATGCTTTGTGGAGAGGGCGTGGATTATCTACCCAACCAGTTAAGGGTTCTCGAGTGGGAGGATTGTTCGTTACTATCGTTGCCAACAAATTTTAATATGAGGAAACTCAGTAAACTGCACATGGGTGGGCCCTGCACGACTCAACTAATGAATGAGGGATTGAAGGTATTTCTGTATTTGAAAGAATTCGATCACAGTTTACacatattttaa
- the LOC112198805 gene encoding mediator of RNA polymerase II transcription subunit 8-like isoform X1: MVNLELFNIVDEIKKVSKAFVVYPKNVNAENAVVLPVMLSSKLLPEMEVEDNAKREQLLLGLQSLPISTQIDKLKARIDMIGAACESAEKVLADTRKAYCIGTRQGIPVVPTLDKAQAAKIQEQENLLRAAVNSGEALRLPPDQRQNPPALPLHLVDVLGGGDGGAQAFPEASGMYSKNTPVSSSNLSGQSPLMQVPGSQLMGRSAASPGGTSITNFDNTTTSPLPYANSPRSGTNIMNTPSPQQQNQQQKQQQQQQQQQQQQQQKMMQLPPQQQLLAQQQFRQSAMQGLGQNPLHQLHDLQGQAQQKFQSLHGQHQMQFSPSMGHQQFQGRQLPSGHVPHGIGQNQLNQGSQMNRHLSQFSGAANSALFNAAQTTPNQMIPNMSATMSSQSLLPRMQPQFEMPGNNPQRSHASQILSDQMFNMGATNTGGMMPLPQQQQQHGSQGAFGNMAQNAQNLQSNMVALQGTPQNHPNFNQQRQQNQQQ, from the exons ATGGTCAACCTAGAGCTCTTCAACATCGTCGACGAAATCAAAAAGGTCTCCAAGGCCTTCGTGGTCTATCCCAAGAATGTGAACGCCGAGAACGCCGTGGTGTTGCCGGTGATGCTCTCGTCGAAGCTCTTGCCGGAGATGGAGGTCGAGGACAACGCCAAGAGAGAGCAGCTGCTTCTAGGGTTGCAGAGCCTCCCAATCTCGACCCAAATTGACAAGCTAAAG GCTAGGATTGATATGATTGGAGCTGCTTGTGAGAGTGCCGAGAAAGTATTGGCAGACACTCGAAAAGCCTACTGCATTGGAACTCGGCAAGGCATTCCGGTTGTTCCTACTCTGGACAAAGCTCAGGCAGCTAAAATTCAAGAGCAGGAGAATCTACTCCGGGCTGCTGTTAATTCTGGGGAAG CTTTACGGTTGCCACCAGACCAAAGGCAGAATCCACCTGCACTTCCACTGCATCTGGTAGATGTGCTCGGTGGCGGTGATGGTGGTGCGCAAGCATTTCCTGAAGCGTCTG GTATGTACTCAAAGAATACTCCTGTATCATCAAGTAACTTGTCTGGCCAGAGCCCGTTGATGCAG GTTCCCGGATCACAACTTATGGGAAGATCAGCTGCATCTCCTGGTGGCACAAGTATTACAAACTTCGATAACACAACAACATCTCCATTACCATATGCCAACTCTCCAAGGTCTGGTACAAACATTATGAATACGCCATCTCCTCAACAACAAAACCAGCAACAGAAGCAGCAACAACAgcagcaacagcagcagcagcagcagcagcagaagaTGATGCAATTACCTCCTCAACAGCAACTCCTGGCTCAGCAACAATTTAGGCAATCGGCAATGCAAGGACTTGGACAA AACCCACTGCATCAGCTGCATGATTTGCAGGGACAGGCTCAGCAAAAGTTCCAGTCG TTACATGGACAACATCAAATGCAATTTTCTCCATCAATGGGTCACCAGCAATTTCAGGGTAGGCAGTTGCCTTCTGGACATGTTCCACATGGCATTGGTCAAAACCAACTTAACCAAGGAAGTCAAATGAATCGTCATCTTAGTCAGTTTTCTGGTGCTGCTAATAGTGCATTGTTTAATGCTGCTCAGACAACACCAAATCAAATG ATACCAAACATGTCAGCAACAATGTCCTCACAATCACTTCTGCCGCGAATGCAG CCACAGTTTGAAATGCCTGGCAACAATCCCCAGAGAAGTCACGCTTCCCAGATTTTGAGCGACCAAA TGTTTAATATGGGAGCCACAAATACTGGTGGTATGATGCCTTTACCgcagcagcaacagcaacaTGGTTCACAAGGTGCATTTGGTAACATGGCGCAAAATGCTCAGAATCTACAGTCTAATATGGTAGCACTTCAGGGCACACCGCAGAATCATCCCAATTTTAACCAACAGAGACAGCAAAACCAGCAGCAATAG
- the LOC112198805 gene encoding mediator of RNA polymerase II transcription subunit 8-like isoform X3: MVNLELFNIVDEIKKVSKAFVVYPKNVNAENAVVLPVMLSSKLLPEMEVEDNAKREQLLLGLQSLPISTQIDKLKARIDMIGAACESAEKVLADTRKAYCIGTRQGIPVVPTLDKAQAAKIQEQENLLRAAVNSGEALRLPPDQRQNPPALPLHLVDVLGGGDGGAQAFPEASGMYSKNTPVSSSNLSGQSPLMQVPGSQLMGRSAASPGGTSITNFDNTTTSPLPYANSPRSGTNIMNTPSPQQQNQQQKQQQQQQQQQQQQQQKMMQLPPQQQLLAQQQFRQSAMQGLGQNPLHQLHDLQGQAQQKFQSLHGQHQMQFSPSMGHQQFQGRQLPSGHVPHGIGQNQLNQGSQMNRHLSQFSGAANSALFNAAQTTPNQMIPNMSATMSSQSLLPRMQCLIWEPQILVV, translated from the exons ATGGTCAACCTAGAGCTCTTCAACATCGTCGACGAAATCAAAAAGGTCTCCAAGGCCTTCGTGGTCTATCCCAAGAATGTGAACGCCGAGAACGCCGTGGTGTTGCCGGTGATGCTCTCGTCGAAGCTCTTGCCGGAGATGGAGGTCGAGGACAACGCCAAGAGAGAGCAGCTGCTTCTAGGGTTGCAGAGCCTCCCAATCTCGACCCAAATTGACAAGCTAAAG GCTAGGATTGATATGATTGGAGCTGCTTGTGAGAGTGCCGAGAAAGTATTGGCAGACACTCGAAAAGCCTACTGCATTGGAACTCGGCAAGGCATTCCGGTTGTTCCTACTCTGGACAAAGCTCAGGCAGCTAAAATTCAAGAGCAGGAGAATCTACTCCGGGCTGCTGTTAATTCTGGGGAAG CTTTACGGTTGCCACCAGACCAAAGGCAGAATCCACCTGCACTTCCACTGCATCTGGTAGATGTGCTCGGTGGCGGTGATGGTGGTGCGCAAGCATTTCCTGAAGCGTCTG GTATGTACTCAAAGAATACTCCTGTATCATCAAGTAACTTGTCTGGCCAGAGCCCGTTGATGCAG GTTCCCGGATCACAACTTATGGGAAGATCAGCTGCATCTCCTGGTGGCACAAGTATTACAAACTTCGATAACACAACAACATCTCCATTACCATATGCCAACTCTCCAAGGTCTGGTACAAACATTATGAATACGCCATCTCCTCAACAACAAAACCAGCAACAGAAGCAGCAACAACAgcagcaacagcagcagcagcagcagcagcagaagaTGATGCAATTACCTCCTCAACAGCAACTCCTGGCTCAGCAACAATTTAGGCAATCGGCAATGCAAGGACTTGGACAA AACCCACTGCATCAGCTGCATGATTTGCAGGGACAGGCTCAGCAAAAGTTCCAGTCG TTACATGGACAACATCAAATGCAATTTTCTCCATCAATGGGTCACCAGCAATTTCAGGGTAGGCAGTTGCCTTCTGGACATGTTCCACATGGCATTGGTCAAAACCAACTTAACCAAGGAAGTCAAATGAATCGTCATCTTAGTCAGTTTTCTGGTGCTGCTAATAGTGCATTGTTTAATGCTGCTCAGACAACACCAAATCAAATG ATACCAAACATGTCAGCAACAATGTCCTCACAATCACTTCTGCCGCGAATGCAG TGTTTAATATGGGAGCCACAAATACTGGTGGTATGA